A window of the Numida meleagris isolate 19003 breed g44 Domestic line unplaced genomic scaffold, NumMel1.0 unplaced_Scaffold244, whole genome shotgun sequence genome harbors these coding sequences:
- the SPRYD3 gene encoding SPRY domain-containing protein 3 isoform X3, with product MWRSAMDDLRLHYRFLSWRRRIREIREVRAVRYQERAKHVLVDGDTLSYHGDSGEVGCYVAPRPLTRDNNYFEVSIVDSGVRGAIAVGLVPQHYSLEHPPGWLPGSVAYHADDGKLYSGRAKGRQFGTKCSSGDRIGCGIERVSFEVQTAQVFFTKNGKRVGCSAMPLSPEGLFPAVGLHSLGEEVRLHLRAALEDDSAMMVDSHEEEWGRLHDVRACGTLLEYVGKGKSIVDVGLAQARRPLSTRSHYFEVEIVDPGEKCYIALGLARKDYPKNRHPGWSRGSVAYHADDGKIFHGSGVGDPFGPRCYKGDTMGCGIMFPRDYSLDSEGDSDEPCDTALPARRAVRNVTYVSPEDEEEEEEEEEEEEDEGGGTEQERGGTKVVVFFTRNGQIIGKKEARVPPGGYFPTVGMLSSGEKVKVDLHPLSG from the exons AT GTGGCGGAGCGCCATGGATGACCTGCGCCTGCACTACCGCTTCCTGAGCTGGCGGCGGCGGATCCGCGAGATCCGCGAGGTGCGCGCCGTGCGCTACCAGGAGCGCGCCAAGCACGTGCTGGTGGACGGGGACACGCTCAG CTACCACGGGGACTCGGGCGAGGTGGGCTGCTACGTGGCGCCACGGCCGCTGACGCGGGACAACAACTACTTCGAG GTGTCCATTGTGGACAGCGGGGTGCGGGGTGCCATCGCGGTGGGGCTGGTGCCGCAGCACTACAGCCTGGAGCACCCCCCTGGCTGGCTGCCTGGCTCGGTGGCGTACCACGCTGATGACGGAAA gCTGTACAGCGGCCGCGCCAAGGGGCGGCAGTTTGGCACCAAGTGCAGCTCCGGTGATCGCATCGGCTGCGGCATCGAGCGCGTCTCCTTCGAGGTGCAGACGGCGCAGGTCTTCTTCACCAAGAACGGGAAGAGG GTGGGCTGCTCGGCCATGCCGCTGTCCCCTGAGGGGCTGTTCCCGGCGGTGGGGCTGCACTCGCTGGGGGAGGAGGTACGGCTGCACCTGCGTGCAGCGCTGGAGGACGACAGTGCCATGATGGTGGACAGCCACGAGGAGGAGTGGGGCCGGCTGCATGATGTGCGCGCCTGTGGCACG CTGCTGGAGTACGTGGGTAAGGGGAAGAGCATCGTGGATGTGGGGCTGGCGCAGGCGCGGCGCCCACTCAGCACCCGCAGCCATTACTTCGAGGTGGAGATCGTGGACCCGGGCGAGAAGTGCTACATTGCGCTGGGGCTGGCGCGCAAg GATTACCCTAAAAACCGGCACCCCGGCTGGAGCAGGGGCTCGGTGGCATACCATGCGG ATGATGGGAAGATCTTCCACGGCAGCGGAGTGGGGGACCCGTTCGGCCCCCGCTGCTACAAAGGGGACACGATGGGCTGCGGCATCATGTTCCCCCGCGACTACAGCCTGGACAGCGAAG GGGACAGCGACGAGCCGTGTGACACAGCGCTGCCAGCGCGGCGTGCAGTGCGCAACGTCACCTACGTGTCCcctgaggatgaggaggaggaagaggaggaggaggaggaggaggaagacgAGGGGGGGGGCACGGAGCAGGAGCGCGGCGGCACCAAGGTGGTG GTGTTCTTCACGCGCAACGGGCAGATCATCGGCAAGAAGGAGGCACGGGTGCCGCCGGGGGGGTACTTCCCCACCGTAGGGATGCTAAGCAGCGGTGAGAAGGTGAAGGTGGACCTGCACCCCCTCAGCGGGTAG
- the SPRYD3 gene encoding SPRY domain-containing protein 3 isoform X2: MDDLRLHYRFLSWRRRIREIREVRAVRYQERAKHVLVDGDTLSYHGDSGEVGCYVAPRPLTRDNNYFEVSIVDSGVRGAIAVGLVPQHYSLEHPPGWLPGSVAYHADDGKLYSGRAKGRQFGTKCSSGDRIGCGIERVSFEVQTAQVFFTKNGKRVGCSAMPLSPEGLFPAVGLHSLGEEVRLHLRAALEDDSAMMVDSHEEEWGRLHDVRACGTDYPKNRHPGWSRGSVAYHADDGKIFHGSGVGDPFGPRCYKGDTMGCGIMFPRDYSLDSEGDSDEPCDTALPARRAVRNVTYVSPEDEEEEEEEEEEEEDEGGGTEQERGGTKVVVFFTRNGQIIGKKEARVPPGGYFPTVGMLSSGEKVKVDLHPLSG; the protein is encoded by the exons ATGGATGACCTGCGCCTGCACTACCGCTTCCTGAGCTGGCGGCGGCGGATCCGCGAGATCCGCGAGGTGCGCGCCGTGCGCTACCAGGAGCGCGCCAAGCACGTGCTGGTGGACGGGGACACGCTCAG CTACCACGGGGACTCGGGCGAGGTGGGCTGCTACGTGGCGCCACGGCCGCTGACGCGGGACAACAACTACTTCGAG GTGTCCATTGTGGACAGCGGGGTGCGGGGTGCCATCGCGGTGGGGCTGGTGCCGCAGCACTACAGCCTGGAGCACCCCCCTGGCTGGCTGCCTGGCTCGGTGGCGTACCACGCTGATGACGGAAA gCTGTACAGCGGCCGCGCCAAGGGGCGGCAGTTTGGCACCAAGTGCAGCTCCGGTGATCGCATCGGCTGCGGCATCGAGCGCGTCTCCTTCGAGGTGCAGACGGCGCAGGTCTTCTTCACCAAGAACGGGAAGAGG GTGGGCTGCTCGGCCATGCCGCTGTCCCCTGAGGGGCTGTTCCCGGCGGTGGGGCTGCACTCGCTGGGGGAGGAGGTACGGCTGCACCTGCGTGCAGCGCTGGAGGACGACAGTGCCATGATGGTGGACAGCCACGAGGAGGAGTGGGGCCGGCTGCATGATGTGCGCGCCTGTGGCACG GATTACCCTAAAAACCGGCACCCCGGCTGGAGCAGGGGCTCGGTGGCATACCATGCGG ATGATGGGAAGATCTTCCACGGCAGCGGAGTGGGGGACCCGTTCGGCCCCCGCTGCTACAAAGGGGACACGATGGGCTGCGGCATCATGTTCCCCCGCGACTACAGCCTGGACAGCGAAG GGGACAGCGACGAGCCGTGTGACACAGCGCTGCCAGCGCGGCGTGCAGTGCGCAACGTCACCTACGTGTCCcctgaggatgaggaggaggaagaggaggaggaggaggaggaggaagacgAGGGGGGGGGCACGGAGCAGGAGCGCGGCGGCACCAAGGTGGTG GTGTTCTTCACGCGCAACGGGCAGATCATCGGCAAGAAGGAGGCACGGGTGCCGCCGGGGGGGTACTTCCCCACCGTAGGGATGCTAAGCAGCGGTGAGAAGGTGAAGGTGGACCTGCACCCCCTCAGCGGGTAG
- the SPRYD3 gene encoding SPRY domain-containing protein 3 isoform X1 translates to MDDLRLHYRFLSWRRRIREIREVRAVRYQERAKHVLVDGDTLSYHGDSGEVGCYVAPRPLTRDNNYFEVSIVDSGVRGAIAVGLVPQHYSLEHPPGWLPGSVAYHADDGKLYSGRAKGRQFGTKCSSGDRIGCGIERVSFEVQTAQVFFTKNGKRVGCSAMPLSPEGLFPAVGLHSLGEEVRLHLRAALEDDSAMMVDSHEEEWGRLHDVRACGTLLEYVGKGKSIVDVGLAQARRPLSTRSHYFEVEIVDPGEKCYIALGLARKDYPKNRHPGWSRGSVAYHADDGKIFHGSGVGDPFGPRCYKGDTMGCGIMFPRDYSLDSEGDSDEPCDTALPARRAVRNVTYVSPEDEEEEEEEEEEEEDEGGGTEQERGGTKVVVFFTRNGQIIGKKEARVPPGGYFPTVGMLSSGEKVKVDLHPLSG, encoded by the exons ATGGATGACCTGCGCCTGCACTACCGCTTCCTGAGCTGGCGGCGGCGGATCCGCGAGATCCGCGAGGTGCGCGCCGTGCGCTACCAGGAGCGCGCCAAGCACGTGCTGGTGGACGGGGACACGCTCAG CTACCACGGGGACTCGGGCGAGGTGGGCTGCTACGTGGCGCCACGGCCGCTGACGCGGGACAACAACTACTTCGAG GTGTCCATTGTGGACAGCGGGGTGCGGGGTGCCATCGCGGTGGGGCTGGTGCCGCAGCACTACAGCCTGGAGCACCCCCCTGGCTGGCTGCCTGGCTCGGTGGCGTACCACGCTGATGACGGAAA gCTGTACAGCGGCCGCGCCAAGGGGCGGCAGTTTGGCACCAAGTGCAGCTCCGGTGATCGCATCGGCTGCGGCATCGAGCGCGTCTCCTTCGAGGTGCAGACGGCGCAGGTCTTCTTCACCAAGAACGGGAAGAGG GTGGGCTGCTCGGCCATGCCGCTGTCCCCTGAGGGGCTGTTCCCGGCGGTGGGGCTGCACTCGCTGGGGGAGGAGGTACGGCTGCACCTGCGTGCAGCGCTGGAGGACGACAGTGCCATGATGGTGGACAGCCACGAGGAGGAGTGGGGCCGGCTGCATGATGTGCGCGCCTGTGGCACG CTGCTGGAGTACGTGGGTAAGGGGAAGAGCATCGTGGATGTGGGGCTGGCGCAGGCGCGGCGCCCACTCAGCACCCGCAGCCATTACTTCGAGGTGGAGATCGTGGACCCGGGCGAGAAGTGCTACATTGCGCTGGGGCTGGCGCGCAAg GATTACCCTAAAAACCGGCACCCCGGCTGGAGCAGGGGCTCGGTGGCATACCATGCGG ATGATGGGAAGATCTTCCACGGCAGCGGAGTGGGGGACCCGTTCGGCCCCCGCTGCTACAAAGGGGACACGATGGGCTGCGGCATCATGTTCCCCCGCGACTACAGCCTGGACAGCGAAG GGGACAGCGACGAGCCGTGTGACACAGCGCTGCCAGCGCGGCGTGCAGTGCGCAACGTCACCTACGTGTCCcctgaggatgaggaggaggaagaggaggaggaggaggaggaggaagacgAGGGGGGGGGCACGGAGCAGGAGCGCGGCGGCACCAAGGTGGTG GTGTTCTTCACGCGCAACGGGCAGATCATCGGCAAGAAGGAGGCACGGGTGCCGCCGGGGGGGTACTTCCCCACCGTAGGGATGCTAAGCAGCGGTGAGAAGGTGAAGGTGGACCTGCACCCCCTCAGCGGGTAG
- the LOC110390890 gene encoding uncharacterized protein LOC110390890, translated as MAATEREVLLGLQKALSEEQFQTFKYLLEEQLPLSRLQAATRPELCTMLLQHFPGRALHVTAAVLRRLPRHDLILQYRLPGEDAAATVPGEVARGGSQEAGSPRDAGGGPADAGGSTQDAAMDTPGCGGGRLLSERDLLRVAQLLGHEWQEVGVLCLGLQRCRLEQIRENNPHRAALCSFEMLREWRRREGAAATAPRLRDCLRLAQLDPEVFALLQQL; from the exons ATGGCCGCCACGGAGCgcgaggtgctgctggggctgcagaaggCGCTGTCAGAGGAGCAGTTCCAGACCTTCAAGTACCtcctggaggagcagctgccccTGTCGCGGCTGCAGGCGGCCACGCGCCCCGAGCTCTGcaccatgctgctgcagcacttccccGGCCGCGCGCTGCACGTGACCGCCGCGGTCCTGCGCCGCCTGCCCCGCCACGACCTCATCCTGCAATACCGCCTGCCTGGCGAGGACGCGGCTGCCACGGTGCCTGGAGAG GTTGCCAGGGGTGGCTCTCAGGAAGCTGGTAGCCCTCGAGACGCCGGTGGAGGCCCTGCGGACGCTGGTGGCAGCACTCAGGACGCCGCCATGGACACACCAGGATGCG GCGGCGGCCGGCTGCTGTCGGAGCGGGACCTGCTGCGGGTGGCCCAGCTGCTGGGCCACGAGTGGCAGGAAGTGGGCGTCctgtgcctggggctgcagcgCTGCCGCCTGGAGCAGATCCGCGAGAACAACCCGCACCGCGCCGCGCTGTGCAGCTTCGAGATGCTGCGCGAGTGGCGGCGGCGTGAGGGGGCTGCGGCCACGGCCCCCCGCCTGCGCGACTGCCTGCGCCTGGCACAGCTTGACCCCGAGGTGTTcgccctgctgcagcagctgtag
- the MFSD5 gene encoding molybdate-anion transporter isoform X1, with translation MRAKMAAPMAAPDGSGSGPRDARPRAMLLAAYTSLAALLAAALGLELFSRRAAAPATNPAFARFQHHFLRAYLPALAADWLQGPYLYKLYRHYRFVEGQIAILYVCGFASAVLLGPPAASLVDRLGRRASCVLFSLSCAACCLTKLSRDYLVLAAGRVLGGLATALLFSAFEAWYVHEHVERHDFPAEWLAGTFARVAFWNNVLAVGAGVVATALAEWLGLGPVAPFVAAIPLLALAAALALKDWEENHGPPRALAKTCGDGLRCLLADGRVLLLGTVQALFESVVYIFIFLWTPVLDPHGPPLGIVFSSFMAASMLGSALQRVAVSARYRLQPVHLLALAVLLAFLSLFMLTFSTGPGQESPAESFLAFLLLELACGLYFPSMGFLRRKVIPEKERAGVLHWFRVPLNLLACLGLLLLHGSDHRSGTRSIFALCAALMLLALLAVGRLFAVGRHDPELRLPPPQGPPEGPE, from the exons ATGCGcgccaagatggcggcgcccaTGGCGGCGCCCGACGGAAGCGGAAGTGG CCCCCGGGATGCCCGGCCCCGCGCCATGCTACTCGCCGCCTACACCTCCCTCGCCGCGCTGCTGGCAGCCGCGCTGGGCCTGGAGCTGTTCTCCCGCCGCGCCGCTGCCCCCGCCACCAACCCGGCCTTCGCCCGCTTCCAGCACCACTTCCTGCGCGCCTACCTGCCCGCGCTGGCGGCCGACTGGCTGCAGGGCCCCTACCTGTACAAGCTGTACCGCCACTACCGCTTTGTGGAGGGGCAGATCGCCATCCTCTACGTCTGTGGCTTCGCCTCGGCCGTGCTGCTCGGCCCCCCTGCTGCCTCGCTGGTGGACCGCCTGGGCCGGCGCGCGTCCTGCGTGCTGTTctcactgagctgtgctgcgTGCTGCCTCACCAAGCTGTCCCGCGATTACCTGGTGCTGGCGGCCGGGCGCGTGCTGGGCGGGCTGGCCACCGCACTGCTCTTCTCCGCCTTCGAAGCGTGGTATGTGCACGAGCACGTGGAGCGGCATGACTTCCCCGCCGAGTGGCTGGCCGGCACCTTTGCACGGGTGGCTTTCTGGAACAACGTGCTGGCCGTGGGGGCCGGTGTGGTGGCAACCGCCCTGGCTGagtggctggggctgggcccGGTGGCCCCGTTTGTGGCGGCCATCCCGCTGCTGGCGCTGGCGGCTGCGCTGGCGCTGAAGGACTGGGAGGAGAACCACGGGCCGCCGCGCGCGCTGGCCAAGACGTGCGGGGACGGGCTGCGCTGCCTGCTGGCCGACGGGcgcgtgctgctgctgggcaccgTGCAGGCACTCTTCGAGAGCGTCGTCTacatcttcatcttcctctggaCGCCAGTGCTGGACCCGCACGGGCCGCCGCTGGGCATCGTCTTCTCCAGCTTCATGGCGGCCAGCATGCTGGGCTCGGCGCTGCAGCGTGTGGCCGTGTCGGCGCGGTACCGCCTGCAGCCCGTGCACCTGCTGGCgctggccgtgctgctggcCTTCCTCTCGCTCTTCATGCTCACCTTCTCCACCGGGCCCGGCCAGGAGAGCCCGGCTGAGTCCTTCCTcgccttcctgctgctggagctggcctGCGGGCTCTACTTCCCCTCCATGGGTTTCCTGCGGCGCAAAGTGATCCCCGAGAAGGAGCGTGCCGGCGTGCTGCACTGGTTCCGTGTGCCGCTCAACCTGCTGGCCTGCCTGGGGCTACTGCTGCTGCACGGCAGCGACCACCGCAGTGGCACGCGCAGCATCTTTGCCCTCTGTGCCGCGCTGATGCTGCTGGCGCTGCTCGCCGTTGGCCGCCTCTTCGCCGTTGGCCGTCATGATCCAGAGCTGCGGCTGCCGCCCCCCCAGGGCCCCCCTGAGGGCCCTGAGTAG
- the MFSD5 gene encoding molybdate-anion transporter isoform X2, with product MLLAAYTSLAALLAAALGLELFSRRAAAPATNPAFARFQHHFLRAYLPALAADWLQGPYLYKLYRHYRFVEGQIAILYVCGFASAVLLGPPAASLVDRLGRRASCVLFSLSCAACCLTKLSRDYLVLAAGRVLGGLATALLFSAFEAWYVHEHVERHDFPAEWLAGTFARVAFWNNVLAVGAGVVATALAEWLGLGPVAPFVAAIPLLALAAALALKDWEENHGPPRALAKTCGDGLRCLLADGRVLLLGTVQALFESVVYIFIFLWTPVLDPHGPPLGIVFSSFMAASMLGSALQRVAVSARYRLQPVHLLALAVLLAFLSLFMLTFSTGPGQESPAESFLAFLLLELACGLYFPSMGFLRRKVIPEKERAGVLHWFRVPLNLLACLGLLLLHGSDHRSGTRSIFALCAALMLLALLAVGRLFAVGRHDPELRLPPPQGPPEGPE from the coding sequence ATGCTACTCGCCGCCTACACCTCCCTCGCCGCGCTGCTGGCAGCCGCGCTGGGCCTGGAGCTGTTCTCCCGCCGCGCCGCTGCCCCCGCCACCAACCCGGCCTTCGCCCGCTTCCAGCACCACTTCCTGCGCGCCTACCTGCCCGCGCTGGCGGCCGACTGGCTGCAGGGCCCCTACCTGTACAAGCTGTACCGCCACTACCGCTTTGTGGAGGGGCAGATCGCCATCCTCTACGTCTGTGGCTTCGCCTCGGCCGTGCTGCTCGGCCCCCCTGCTGCCTCGCTGGTGGACCGCCTGGGCCGGCGCGCGTCCTGCGTGCTGTTctcactgagctgtgctgcgTGCTGCCTCACCAAGCTGTCCCGCGATTACCTGGTGCTGGCGGCCGGGCGCGTGCTGGGCGGGCTGGCCACCGCACTGCTCTTCTCCGCCTTCGAAGCGTGGTATGTGCACGAGCACGTGGAGCGGCATGACTTCCCCGCCGAGTGGCTGGCCGGCACCTTTGCACGGGTGGCTTTCTGGAACAACGTGCTGGCCGTGGGGGCCGGTGTGGTGGCAACCGCCCTGGCTGagtggctggggctgggcccGGTGGCCCCGTTTGTGGCGGCCATCCCGCTGCTGGCGCTGGCGGCTGCGCTGGCGCTGAAGGACTGGGAGGAGAACCACGGGCCGCCGCGCGCGCTGGCCAAGACGTGCGGGGACGGGCTGCGCTGCCTGCTGGCCGACGGGcgcgtgctgctgctgggcaccgTGCAGGCACTCTTCGAGAGCGTCGTCTacatcttcatcttcctctggaCGCCAGTGCTGGACCCGCACGGGCCGCCGCTGGGCATCGTCTTCTCCAGCTTCATGGCGGCCAGCATGCTGGGCTCGGCGCTGCAGCGTGTGGCCGTGTCGGCGCGGTACCGCCTGCAGCCCGTGCACCTGCTGGCgctggccgtgctgctggcCTTCCTCTCGCTCTTCATGCTCACCTTCTCCACCGGGCCCGGCCAGGAGAGCCCGGCTGAGTCCTTCCTcgccttcctgctgctggagctggcctGCGGGCTCTACTTCCCCTCCATGGGTTTCCTGCGGCGCAAAGTGATCCCCGAGAAGGAGCGTGCCGGCGTGCTGCACTGGTTCCGTGTGCCGCTCAACCTGCTGGCCTGCCTGGGGCTACTGCTGCTGCACGGCAGCGACCACCGCAGTGGCACGCGCAGCATCTTTGCCCTCTGTGCCGCGCTGATGCTGCTGGCGCTGCTCGCCGTTGGCCGCCTCTTCGCCGTTGGCCGTCATGATCCAGAGCTGCGGCTGCCGCCCCCCCAGGGCCCCCCTGAGGGCCCTGAGTAG
- the RARG gene encoding retinoic acid receptor gamma, producing MVPSSPSPPPPPRVYKPCFVCSDKSSGYHYGVSSCEGCKGFFRRSIQKNMVYTCHRDKNCQINKVTRNRCQFCRLQKCFDVGMSKEAVRNDRNKKKKEVKEEAADGPELSPALEELIQKVSRAHQETFPSLCQLGKYTMSSSAQHRVQLDPGLWDKFSELATKCIIKIVEFAKRLPGFTALSIADQITLLKAACLDILMLRICTRYTPEQDTMTFSDGLTLNRTQMHNAGFGPLTDLVFAFA from the exons ATGGTGCCCAGCTCTCcctcgccgccgccgccaccgcgCGTCTACAAACCGTGCTTCGTCTGCAGCGACAAGTCCTCGGGGTACCACTACGGCGTCAGCTCCTGCGAGGGCTGCAAG GGCTTCTTCCGCCGCAGCATCCAGAAGAATATGGTGTACACGTGTCACCGCGACAAGAACTGCCAGATCAACAAGGTGACGCGCAACCGCTGCCAGTTCTGCCGCCTGCAGAAGTGCTTCGATGTCGGCATGTCCAAGGAAG CCGTGCGCAATGACCGCAATAAGAAGAAGAAGGAGGTGAAGGAGGAGGCGGCCGACGGCCCCGAGCTGAGCCCGGCGCTGGAGGAGCTGATCCAGAAAGTCAGCAGGGCGCACCAGGAGACCTTCCCCTCGCTGTGCCAGCTGGGCAAGTACACCATG AGCTCGAGCGCGCAGCACCGCGTGCAGCTGGACCCGGGGCTGTGGGACAAGTTCAGCGAGCTGGCCACCAAGTGCATCATCAAGATCGTGGAGTTTGCCAAGCGCCTGCCCGGCTTCACTGCGCTCAGCATCGCCGACCAGATCACGCTGCTCAAAGCCGCCTGCCTGGACATCCTG ATGCTGCGGATCTGCACGCGCTACACCCCCGAGCAGGACACCATGACGTTCTCGGACGGGCTGACGCTGAACCGCACGCAGATGCACAACGCCGGCTTCGGGCCGCTCACCGACCTCGTGTTCGCCTTCGCC